A window of Palaemon carinicauda isolate YSFRI2023 chromosome 27, ASM3689809v2, whole genome shotgun sequence contains these coding sequences:
- the LOC137621000 gene encoding uncharacterized protein, translating to MCAVFGRHWCLSYSRPPDVCLIAANRSNIPTHGYKTLTLLFGRAKYHWKLLIHNVTLPLIRVDFLTHFHLLVDVAHRPLVNAGSYASTPQKYSPSDLALHISAPSEAYAHLLTLYPEVFRPELCQTHTVPSKHGIYHHTKMRVFARFRNLAPDHLAAAEQTLAEMEEIGLYQKASSLWSSPFPIILKKDGSLCHCEDYRCLKMGTETNHYQLPNIKNIYLHKEKVFSTLYLLKEYYQVPMKPEDINKTAITSPYSKYTFNYSCFAFVMLGTFFNTLWIESQGTSRSAYVTWTTYLCSLLPKRNTSITYASYSTAYNRMALKSDMISVHLAPTKYHS from the coding sequence atgTGTGCAGTTTTTGGCAGGCACTGGTGCTTGTCGTATTCTAGGCCTCCTGATGTCTGCCTGATAGCTGCCAACAGATCAAATATCCCCACCCATGGGTACAAGACGCTCACACTATTATTTGGGAgggccaaataccattggaaactCCTCATTCACAACGTAACATTGCCATTAATCAGGGtggatttcctcacccatttccacctcctggttgatgtggcacatcgacCTTTAGTCAATGCAGGCTCTTATGCGTCGACACCTCAAAAATACAGCCCTTCTGACCTCGCACTACACATCAGTGCACCCTCAgaggcctatgcccacctcctcacattataTCCAGAAGTCTTCcgcccagaactttgccaaacgcatACGGTTCCCTCCAAgcacggcatttatcaccataCCAAAATGagggtgtttgccagattcaggaatttggcaccagatcatttggcagctgctGAACAAACAttagccgaaatggaagaaataggcctttaccaaaaggcctcaagcctgtGGTCATCACCCTTCCCCATCATCCttaagaaggatggctccctgtgtCATTGTGAGGATTATAGGTGTCTGAAAATGGGGACAGAAACGAATCATTACCAGCTCCCCAACATCAAAAACATCTACTTGCACAAAGAGAAGGTGTTCTCCACTCTctacctcctgaaggagtattatcaggtgcccatgaaaccagaagacatcaaTAAGACAGCCATCACCTCCCCCTACAGtaaatacacattcaattactcctgttttgcctttgtaatgctggggacaTTTTTCAACACCCTATGGATAGAATCTCAGGGGACTTCCCGTTCTgcatatgttacatggacgacatacttgtgttctcttcttccaaagaggaacacctccatcacctatgcatcgTACTCGACAGCATACAACAGAATGGCTTTGAAGTCTGATATGATaagtgtacatttggcgccaacaaagtatcattcttag